The segment TATTTCATTAACTGGTACAATAAGCAGTGGGGAAGTTTTTGTTATTGCAAACCCTAACGCGGACCAAACTATTTTAGTAGAAGCAGATATGACTGAAACAAATATGGTTTTTAATGGTGATGATTCAATTGTCTTAAAGCATAATGGCGTTATTATTGATGTTATTGGTGTTCAAGGCGCTAGCTTTGCAAAAGATAAAACGTTGCTAAGGAATAGTGATATAACATCTGGTGCAGCTACTTATAATAGTAACGACTGGACATTCTACCCTTCAAATACATTTGGTTATATCGGAAGTCATTAATCAAGCATTGTGAAATAAATAGGATGTTAAGATGAAAAACAACCTTAATAGATATAACTACTTACCTTGCTTATATACGGGGTTAAGTGGTTATTTTTTTGTGAAAATTTTGTATGAAAGGTTACATTTGTTCTACCTGTCCTAAGGTGAAAATACACGTATACAATAAACGATCGAGTAATCTATATATTCAAAAAATACTAAAGTGTTTTTATTCTTTGCGTTTAAGGATATAGTGTTATGAAGCTTGCAATAATGAAAATAGCTACAAATATTACTTTTTTTCAGCATTAGTGTTATGGGATTAAATGCTAGAGTCTATAGGAAATGAGTGTTACGATTGAAACATTAACTACAGTTAATCAAAAGATTGTTACTATCATGAAGGAAACGACACTAAGTGCGGAAAAGATCAAAAATACCTTTAATTGATGAAATACGTAGATAACGCATATTTTATTAGCGTTATCGTCTTTTTTAATATCACTGCTAGTAGTTTATAACTGACGGTGATATAATAGTAAGGATGTATTATAAAATGGAGGAACGTAAATGATTACAGTTACAAATGTAAGCTTACGTTACGGTGACCGTAAGCTATTTGAGGATGTTAATATAAAATTCACGCCTGGTAATTGCTATGGCTTAATTGGAGCAAATGGTGCGGGTAAATCAACCTTTTTGAAGATATTATCTGGAGAAATTGAAGCACAAACTGGTGATGTACACATGACACCAGGTGAACGTCTAGCGGTGTTAAAGCAAAATCACTTCGAGTATGAAGAACATGAAGTTTTAAAAGTTGTTATTATGGGGCATGAACGTTTGTATGAAGTGATGCAGGAGAAGGATGCTATCTATATGAAGGCTGATTTTTCAGATGAAGATGGTATCAAGGCGGCAGAGCTTGAAGGTGAGTTTGCTGAACTAAATGGTTGGGAAGCAGAGTCAGAAGCAGCAACATTATTAAATGGCCTAGGTATTGGTGAAGACCTTCATGCAAAGAAAATGAGTGATTTAGCAGGTGGAGAAAAAGTAAAGGTTTTACTAGCGCAAGCACTTTTTGGTAAACCTGATGTTCTATTACTAGATGAGCCTACTAACCACCTTGATATGAAAGCGATCCAATGGTTAGAAGAATTCTTAATTAATTTTGAAAATACCGTGATTGTTGTCTCACATGACCGTCACTTTTTAAATAAGGTTTGTACACATATGGCAGATTTAGACTTTGGGAAAATCCAAATTTATGTAGGGAACTATGATTT is part of the Bacillus sp. SM2101 genome and harbors:
- a CDS encoding lamin tail domain-containing protein, with translation MEGDQNPTSNVFFSEYIEGSSYNKALEIYNGTGVAVDLSQYTIELSNLSSSISLTGTISSGEVFVIANPNADQTILVEADMTETNMVFNGDDSIVLKHNGVIIDVIGVQGASFAKDKTLLRNSDITSGAATYNSNDWTFYPSNTFGYIGSH